The following proteins are co-located in the Anser cygnoides isolate HZ-2024a breed goose chromosome 2, Taihu_goose_T2T_genome, whole genome shotgun sequence genome:
- the BHLHE22 gene encoding class E basic helix-loop-helix protein 22, giving the protein MERALGLPAEEDLFHKSLAASAKRMESAFRSPPGLDLSHPRDRQPSPLACYEAAEPEALLQPGGGGGGGGGGGGGGGDPLGLPPGSACVKYGESAGRSSVAESSGGEQSPDDDSDGRCELLLRGPGGDPRDASPAVGGGGGSGGGGGGGAGPKAAEGGCSNSHGHGGSKKSKEQKALRLNINARERRRMHDLNDALDELRAVIPYAHSPSVRKLSKIATLLLAKNYILMQAQALEEMRRLVAYLNQGQAISAASLPSSAAAAAAAAAALHPALGAYEQAAGYPFSAGLPPATSCPEKCAIFNSVSSSLCKQCTEKP; this is encoded by the coding sequence atGGAGCgggcgctggggctgcccgCCGAAGAGGACCTCTTCCACAAGAGCCTGGCCGCCTCGGCCAAGCGCATGGAGTCCGCCTTCCGCTCGCCCCCGGGGCTCGACCTGTCGCACCCCCGCGACCGCCAGCCCTCGCCGCTCGCCTGCTACGAGGCGGCCGAGCCCGAGGCGCTGCTGCAGCccggcggaggaggaggaggcggcggcggtggaggcggcggcgggggggacCCGCTGGGGCTGCCGCCGGGCTCCGCGTGCGTCAAGTACGGCGAGAGCGCCGGCCGCAGCTCGGTGGCCGAGAGCAGCGGCGGCGAGCAGAGCCCCGACGACGACAGCGACGGCCGCTGCGAGCTGCTGCTGCGCGGCCCCGGCGGGGACCCCCGCGACGCCTCGCCGGCGgtcggcggcggcgggggcagcggcggcggcggcggcggcggcgcggggccgaaGGCGGCCGAGGGGGGCTGCTCCAACAGCCACGGGCACGGCGGCAGCAAGAAGTCCAAGGAGCAGAAGGCGCTGCGCCTCAACATCAACGCGCGGGAGCGGCGGCGGATGCACGACCTGAACGACGCGCTGGACGAGCTGCGGGCCGTCATCCCCTACGCGCACAGCCCCTCGGTGCGGAAGCTGTCCAAGATCGCCACGCTGCTCCTGGCCAAGAACTACATCCTCATGCAGGCGCAGGCCCTGGAGGAGATGCGGCGCCTCGTGGCTTATCTCAACCAGGGCCAGGCCATCTCCGCCgcctccctgcccagctccgccgcggcggcggcggcggcggcggccgcgctgCACCCCGCCCTCGGCGCCTACGAGCAGGCGGCCGGCTACCCCTTCAGCGCCGGGCTGCCCCCCGCCACCTCCTGCCCGGAGAAATGTGCCATTTTCAACAGCGtctcctccagcctctgcaAACAGTGCACGGAGAAGCCTTaa